The Coprobacillus cateniformis DNA window ATAATACATTTTCATGGTTCACTTTATTAATTTCGCCAACGTCTTTTTGACAATAACTTTTTAAAATATAATTTCCATCAACGCTACTCGTTGCAGTGTTAGTCGCTTTATACACTGTAATCAGAATAGGTAAATCTTTAACTTTTTTAAACTCATCTGCTTGTCTAATGACATTATAAAATTTCTGAATACATTCTCTCCCATAACTTTCAATATCACTATTACTCATGGGCTCTGCCAAAACACTATTATCACTATTTCGCGGTTCTATGATTAATGAAAATGAAATTCCTTTGAGTGTATATCCTTTTCCATCTTTAACAAAATAATCCTGTTCCTGAACATTTTGGAGCATAATGGGATCTTTGATACCACCAATTGTTGTCCCTGATGCAGGTTGCAAAGAATAATCACTCTTTCTTTTAACCAGTTCATTTTTCAATGATAATTTCAAATATTGTCCTTCACTCATATAGTGATTTGATGTAGAGAAATAATCAGAAGAGAGAATCTGTAGCCCTCTTCCAATTGTCTTAAAATCACTTGTTGCTCCATAATCAAGATAAAAACCTTCTCTAAGTTCACTGTCACCACTCTCAGTTTTAATAATCTTGTAATATGAATCGTCAAAGGAATCCATCGTTGCAGTATCTGTATTGGTTTGTTCCTGAACAGATTCTTTAGCACGATGACATCCAACCAGTAACGTTAATGCCATACATGCGAGAATTAATTTTTTCATAGATTAACCTCCTTTCTAAATTCTTCCTCAGTTAAGACTGTAACACCTAGTTGATTGGCTTTTTCTAATTTGCTTCCTGCATCACGTCCACAAATTAAGAAATCAGTATTTTTAGAGACACTTCCTGTAACATTAGCTCCAAGCCTTGCTAAATAATCCTTCATCTCTTTACGAGTCATCAATTCAAGTGTTCCAGTAATGCAAACTGTTTGACCATTAAATATACTTTCCTGTAACAAAGTTGTTTCTTTCAAATAGTTCATATTTAATCCTAAAGCCTTTAAATTCATAAGAAGTTCAAGACTGGCTGGGTCATTTCTAAAATGATTAATTGATTGTACAATCGTTTCACCTACATCTTTGATGGATAACAATTTTGCTGTGCTCGCCTCAAGCATTGCATCAATACTTTTAAATTCCTTAGATAAATTATCAGCCATCTTAGCTCCAATCCCTTTGATACCAAGACCAAACAATAATTTTTCCATTGAATTTTCTTTACTTTTTTCAATAGCCGCAACCAAATTATCCATAGATTTCTTTCCAAAACCTTCAATATCCATGATCTCTTGTTCATGTTTATATAAATCATAAATATCTTCAATATTTTTTACAAAGCCTAAATTATAAAATTGCTCAATAATCTTTTCGCCTAATCCTTCAATATTCATTGCATCTCTTGAAGCAAAGTGAATAATACGTTCAATCTTTTTAAAATCACATTGATCGTTTAAACAATAATAAGCAGCTTCATTATCTTTTCTAACCAATCGACTTCCACAATGAGGACAGTATTCAATCATTTTGAATTTCTCTTCACTTCCATCACGACGTTCTTTTAAAGAACGAACAACTTCAGGGATAACATCTCCTGCTTTTCTCACAACAACATAATCACCTATACGAATATCTTTGTTTTTGACATTATCTTCATTATGTAAAGTGGCACGTTGAACTGTACTTCCTGCAACACGAACTGGTTCTAATATAGCATTAGGTGTAATTTGTCCCGTTCTACCAATCGTAAAAATAATATCTTTGAGTTTTGTAACAACTTCCTCTGCAGGAAACTTGTATGCAATTGCCCATTTTGGAACTTTAGCTGTATATCCCAAACGAACTTGTTCTTCAAGATTATTGACCTTTATAACAATTCCATCAATTTCATAAGGCAAAGTATCACGTTTTTCTGTCATCTCTTGGATAAATGCCCAGACATCTTGAATATCAGAAGAAACATGTGTCATAGGATTTGTTTTAAAACCTAATTCTTTAATATAATCTAAAGCTTCTTTATGGGTTGTACACCCCACTTCTGTTGCAGTTGGAACCATATATAGAAAAGCATCTAGCTTTCGCTTAGCAGCTATTGTTGAATCAAGTTGACGAACGCTTCCAGCTGCTGCATTACGAGGATTGGCAAATAATGCCTCTCCTGCTTTCGCTCTTTCTTCATTCAATTCATTAAATGATTTTTTAGGCATAAATATTTCGCCACGCACTTCAAAATCACCATCATAATCAATCGTTAAAGGAATTGACTTGATTGTTTTGACATTATGTGTAATATCTTCTCCAACAGTTCCATCTCCACGTGTAGCTGCATAATCTAGACGTCCATCAGCATAAACAAGTGAGACAGCCAAACCATCTATTTTTAATTCACAAACATATTCAACATTTGGATACGTCTCACGAACTCGTTCATCAAATGCCATCAATTCATCTTCATTAAAGATATTACCAAGTGATAACATCATTCTTTCATGAGTAATCTTTGTAAAACTATCTAAAACCTGTCCTCCAACACGTTGACTTGGAGAATCAGCAGTTAGCCATTCTGGATGTTGATTTTCAATTGCTTGTAGTTCTTGCATTAAGCGATCATACTCCTGATCACTTACTGAAGGATTATCCAAAACATAATACTGATAATTATATTCATTAAGTAATTTTTTAATTTCTATCAATCTTTCAAAAGTCATCTCAGTACACTCCATTTCACTTGCTCATTATAACAAAAATACCTATTGAATAAAACCATAAACATCAAAAAAATATGATTCTCAATATTTCTTTGATTTCTATAGAATATCACAATATTGTTCCCTATTTCTTAAGAAATTATAAATATGAATACACTTCTCAACTTATCTTTTAAAAAATTTGTATTTTTACATAAAAAGATGAAAATAAGTGTAGTTAAACTTATCTTCATCTTGCTCAACTAATTCGATAACTTCTTCAATGCCTTATGATGGGCCATTAATGTTTTGATTCCATAAGGAACAGAGAATGCTATATCTAATGTATTCCCATTAACTTTAACGATAACACCTTTACCAAAAGCTTCATGTTCTACAAAATCTCCCTGTTTCCATTCATCTACCTCATTATCTCCTATCATTTCTTCAACAGTAGGTCCTAAATGTAAATATTCTTTAGGTTTAAACTTCGAAGGATTCCCTGCATGTTCAACCTTATCACTGCCAATTTCATCAATAAATTGAGATGCCATCTTAGGAGAATTTGTAATAAAATTAAAACCTTGGCTATCAGTTAAATAAAGACGTTTTTTAGCACGTGTAAAAGCGACATAAGCCAAACGACGTTCTTCCTCCATGCCATCATCACCACTTTCAGAAACACTTCTAAAACTTGGGAATACATCTTGTGATAATCCAACGACAAAGACATAATTAAATTCTAATCCTTTTGCCATATGTATACTCATTAGTGATACATATTCGTCATCAAAAACATCATCTTGAGAAGTATATAAAGCAATATCCTGTAAATAACTTTCAAATGTTGGTGTATCAGGATGCGTATTCATATAATTTGCAATAGATGCTTTTAATTCCATAAGGTTTTGAATACGATTATCATCTTGATCATTTCTTAACATTTCAAAATAACCAACATCCCCCAATAACTTTTCAAAGACATCTGGCAAAGAGAGACTAGATGCTTTTGCATTCTCAATACATTTCACAAATTCAATCAATTGCTTCTTGGCTTTCCCAGACAAACCTATCTCATCTGAAAAAGTTGTTAAAGCTTCATAATTAGAAATACCATATTCTATTGCAACATTTTGAATTCTTTCTAATGTCTTTGCACCAACGCCACGAGAAGGCACATTGACAATTCTTTCAAAAGAAAGATCATCTTGATTAACCATCAAACGAATATAACTTAAAGCATCTTTGATCTCCTTACGATTGAAGAATTTTAATCCACCAAATATTCTATAATCAATTTGTCTTTGAATTAATTTTTGTTCAAAAGAACGTGATAGGTAGTTCGCACGATAGAGAATCGCAAAATCATGATAGTTAACACCTTCTTCTTTATGAATAATTTCTTCAATGGTATCACATACAAAGTTTGCTTCTGCTTCTTCATCAACCCCTGAATAATGTAAAACCTTAGGTCCATCATCTAATTCAGTGAATAATTCTTTTTCCATTCTATTTTTATTTTTTCTAATAAGATTGTTAGAAATATCTAAAATTGTTTTGGTTGATCGATAATTTTGATCAAGAATAACTGTTTTGGTATCAGGGAAATCTTTATCAAAATTCATAATAAAATGAATATCAGACCCCCTAAATGAATAAATTGTTTGATCTGGATCACCAACCACACATAGTACTGCTTGTCCTGATAAATATTTGATGAGTTTGTAATCAACTTCGCTGACATCCTGGAACTCATCAACATGAATATATTGAAAACGTCTCTGCCATCTTTCTAAAATCTCAGGAAAGTTTTCAAAAAGCTCTACCGTCTTCAGTAAAAGATCATCAAAATCCAACATGAAATGCTCTTCTTTATATTTTTCATAATCATCATAAGCAATCGCCTTTTTTTGTTCACCAATATAGTCTCCCGCAAAAGACATCGCTCTTTCAGGTGAAACACCTGCAATCTTATATGCAGAAATATAATGAATGCAACTTTTCAAGCTAATTGTTTTAGAATCTATTTGACGCTCTTTGAATATTTTCTTTAATAAAGACTTTTGATCCTCTTCATCCATAATAATAAAGTTATTTGGATAATTTAATGCTCTAATATTTTGTCTTAAAATACGTACACATAATGAGTGAATAGTACATAACAGACTTCCCCCAGCATAATCACCTAATAAACCAATAACACGCTCTTTCATTTCATTTGCTGCTTTATTCGTAAATGTAATTGCTAAAATATGACGTGGTTCAATACCAACTTCTTCAATCAAATAAGCAATACGATATGTCAACACTCTTGTCTTTCCACTTCCAGCACCTGCAATTATACGCAAATGTGAATCCAAATATGTAGCTGCTTCTTTCTGTCTAGGGTTTAATAATTCATCTAAATTCATATCATATCACTCCTCATTTTTTCATTATAACAAAGATAAGTGATGAAATCTATCATCACTTATCTAAAGATGAAAAATCCTAAATATTTATGTCAATAAATATGAATTGATTATTTTCTTCATCTCAATTTTTATATCTACAAAATATAAAATTTCATTTATATAAAACAAGCCTATTCTTGACAAGAAATCTTTAATGATGAATTTTAAATGTGTCCCCTGCTTTTTTATAAACAAGAATACATGCAATAATACAATAACAAACACAAAAAACAATACAAATGATTCCAAATGAAAAAATCGGTAATGATAATTTTGTAAATGCAAAACAAATAACATATGTTAACGAAACAATAATTGAATAAACTGGATTTTTCATTTCTGTATATGCATTATAGGGCTGTAAAAGGTAATATAAAATTAAATAATGTGTTGAAAAGAAAACGCTCATAGAAATAAGCGATACAAACGCAATCAGTGCATATGGCAATTGATGAAATCCACCACCTATGATTAAGGCAATCCCATAACCACCACCTAATATAACCGTTGGTAATAGATTAATCTTAATCATCTCTCTTAAGCGAATTTGAAAGAGTTTCAATATATTTTTAGGAATACGATAAAATGTATAAGTCAGCATAGAATGATCACAATTAATAAACATGGCTTGTGTCACACTCTTCGTTGTATTCATTAAATACATAAAAAATACAAAATATGGTAAATAGGTTGTCAGAACTTTATATATATTAACTTTTAAAGATATATCTGCATGAAGCATAACGACAATCAATAAAACAGTTGCAGCCAAAACAATATAAGCCTGACGTTTTGCAGCACGCCATAATATTTTTTTATGTCTTTTCATAAAGAGTTCATTAAAGTATTCAAACCCTGTTTTATGACTCATTATCTGTGTATCCATCGTCATCATCTTACGATAAGAATCATTAACAAGATCTTGGGTATTCATATTGATGAGTGTGCTCACTCCTTTTAATAATTGATAACTAAAAGTATGATAACATGGATATTTAAAGATATAAATCATTCCCCATATACTCAAACATGCACTTGCGATGAATACCCCCATGAGTATACTTATAGGCATAACAATATTTAAAAATATCAATCCATACCCCAATAATAAACATATAATACAAAAAGCAATAACACATGGAGAATTATTATTTTCAGTACGAACTCTATGATTCTTTTTGAAATCATTTAACCGATAAACAGCAACAATAAGTTTTAAACCAACAATAGCAACTGTCAAAACACCAACAAACCAGATGGGATATTGTAACTCTATAGAAAGATAAAAAAGACAGGGAAGTAATCCAGCACAATGTCTTAAGAGTGTATATAAATATTGTGATAAAACAAATTGTCTACCATCCATTTTCATGAGAATCACAGCGTAATATTTATCCTTGGTTGGTTCAAATATACCTGTATTTAAAAAGGCTCCAATGATGCTCAAGAAAAATAATAATTGTAAAAATGATGATGTATTCATATGCCCAAACCATTCTAATGGCAGCATAAACATAAGAGTAAAATAAAGTATTTTTCCTAAAAAGATAGAAACCATTTCCCAAAGCACACTAACAATATTAGCAAACACTTTTAACCCATAATGTTTATATAAGGAATTTGGAAGGAGATGTTTCACAACCGGAATATGTTTCAAAGCATAAATAATGGTATTCACTCGATATGTACCTTTTAAACGATAAGAAATCCTAAATGTCTTAAACATGATCTCCATCCTTTAAAACACGAATAATCTTTTCCTGGAATGCAGCATCATCTAAATCCTCTTGTGTTATCAAAGATAGCTTGCCATTATTTAAAATAACGATTTCATCACACAAATCAACTGCCAATTCCATAATATGTGTTGAAAAAATAAGAATATGATTTTGTTTAATCCCTTTTAAAAGCTTCTTCATTTCATCAGCCACAACAACATCTAAAGATGTTAATGGTTCATCTAATAATAAAATATCTGGTTCAGCAATCAATTGAACTAACATCTGCATTTTATTCTTCATCCCATGAGAAAAATCTTTCAATAAACGATCCCTATCCTCTTCAATAATATTAACAATATCAAAATACTCATCAATACTTTTCAAATGATGAATATCCTTTTGATTAATTTCAATAAAGAATTTCAAAAATTCTCGAGCGGTCAAGAATTCAGGAACAGTTGGAGTCGATAGAACATAACCAATATCACTCATCGTCACTGGTCTTCTTCCTTCATCTTCAATATAAAATCTTCCCCCATCAATTTCAATATCTTGATTTATACAATTAAATAATGTTGTTTTCCCAGCACCATTTCTTCCTAAAAGCCCATATATTTTCCCTTGTTCAAAACGAAAATGAATATCCCTTAAGACCAACTTCCCTTCAAAATGTTTTTGAAGGTGCTCTATCACTAATTCCATAATATTCCTCCTCATGATTTTTAGTATATCATTGATAAACTTTTCTTACAACTTTAAAAAGTTATATTAATAGATAGTTCTTCAAGCAATGACATTATTTCCTTCCAAATGAAACATAACATCAAAATAGAAGAAGAGAAACTATATATTCCTGCCAAAATTAAAAGTGATGCCAGTGCAAAGTTACTTTACAAAATATTTATAATACTATGAGATATTTTCTTTCATTAACTTCATTCATAAAAAACTTCTATGATATGAAGAAATAGATATTGTATTTATTATGAATAAAACAATGATATATCAGTTGTTCTCAAATGATCTATGAGTATTTTTAACACAAATTTTACAAGAAATAGACTTCAACTTTATATCTAGTTGATATACTACAAATACTGGAGGTACATTATGAAAAAAGCAATTATAGATATTGGTTCTAATACTGTAAGATTAGTTATTTATCAACTTATGAACAATCAATACAAACAGATTATCACACAAAAAAAGACGGTAGGATTAGTTCATTATATAGAAGATAATCAACTTATGCCTGACGGATTAAAATGTCTTACTGAAACTTTATGCGAATTCAAGATATTGCTTGAAAATTTAAAGGTTCAAAAATCATATTATTTTGCAACAGAAGCCTTAAGAAGTATTCTCAATCAAAAGGATATTATAAATCATCTATCACAAGAACTTAATATTCAAATAGATATTCTTTCATGTCAAGAAGAAGGTCTCTTTGATTATTATGGAATGAAACAATCCATTGATTTTAAAGCTGGTGTTTTGATTGATATTGGTGGAGGAAGCAGTGAGGTTGTTCACTTTAATCAAAATGGTATTATCCAAAATCAATCTTTTCCACTTGGTTCTTTAAGCCTTTATAAAGAACATGTAAAGGGGATTGTTCCTACAACAAAAGAATTAAATCAAATTCATGATCATGTTAAAAAAGAGTTAAAAGATATAGATGTCTCGCATTATTCAAAACACGCTATTGGAATAGGTGGAACCTTGAGAGCTTGTATACTTGTAGCTCGCACTGTATTAAAGAAAAACAATATACAAGATACATTAACAAAAGAGGAAATAGATTATCTCATAAATCAATTAACTCAAAACTCAAGAAAGACAACTCAAATTATCTTAAGGATAAAACCAGATCGTATACATACGCTTATTCCTGGACTTATTATTTTAAAAGAATTGATCCAGAATTTATCAATCCAAGACTTAACAATAGCTTATACTGGATTAAGAGAGGGATATTTTATTAAAAAAACAGAATAATAAAAAGTATTTCAAACCATAGGACATTTGTCTTGTGGTTTAAAATACTCTCTCACTTTTTGCTTATCTTCATATAATTGTGCAATTAATTCTTCCTTTGAGGCAAATGGCTTTTCTTTACGAATTAAACAATAAAATTCTACAATCATATATTGATGATAAATATCACCATCAAAATCCAAAATATTAACTTCTAAAGATGGTTTATCCAAAGCAGTAAATGTTGGGTTATATCCAATGTTACACATTCCCATATATCCTTGTCCATGAACATACACCTTGACTATATAAACACCATGACATGGTAAAAAATATGATTGATAATCTACATTTGCAGTTGGGAACCCTATTGCATGTCCAATTCTGCGCCCTTTGATAACTTCACCTGATACACAATATTTTCTGCCTAATAATTCATTCATTTCTTCAATATTACCTTGTTCTAAAACATGACGAATACGAGTTGAAGAAATCTTCTCACCTTTATAAAGAACTTCTGGTATCACGCTGACATTAAATTGCTGACAAGCTTGTAAAGTCATAGTATTTCCAGCATTGTATTTTCCAAAACGGAAATCAAACCCACAAACAATATGCTTTACATGAAGGTCAATGAGATATTGATTGATAAAATCTTCAGGACTTAAAGCCGCCACTTCTTTAGTAAATTTTACGATAAATAAATAATCTAATCCCTCTTTCTCTAAAAGTGAAATACGATCATTCATTGATGTTAAATATTTTTCTTCTTTGATTTTTCCTAATACATAAAGTGGGTAATGATCAAAAGTCATCAAAGCTTTTTTATATCCTTTTTGCTCACTCACTCTTTTGACTTCATTCACCAAAGCCATATGTCCAATATGCAAACCATCAAAAAAACCAATAGCACTACAAATAGGTTCCACTATATTCACTTTTTGTCCATCCAAATAAACTATTTCCATCAAAACAACCCTCTTATACTTTTTAAATATCCCTGACCATTAGGTCCATATACAGCCAATACCTTGCCCTGCTTATTCACAATAACAACTTGATGATCAATATCACTTTTAATCATTTTCCCATGAATAACAATATTCTCATCCTCAATAACATATTTATCAAAATGTTCAAATGCATCTTCTATAGATAGCATATGAAAATGCCCTGCTTCAATATCCTCTAAAGTTGAGCAGTCTTCTAAGCGAAAATGTCCAGATTGACTTCTTATTAATTTTGACATATGACCAGGATAACCTAATTTTTTAGCTATATCCACACACAAAGAACGAATATATGTTCCTTTAGAACAACGTACTCTCAAAGTGATTTCATTTTCATCTTGTTGAAGCAATTCGATTTCATGTATGATAATATCTCTTGGTTCAATTTTAACCTCTTCGTGATTACGTGCATATTCATAAAGTTTTTTGCCCTTCACTTTAATAGCCGAATAAATAGGAGGTATTTGCTTTTGATTTCCAACAAAAGATTGTAAAACTTCTACAACATTTTCAACACCATCATATTCCCGACTTTCAATAACAGTGCCACTTGCATCATATGTATCCGTTGCAGTTCCTAAAGAAAGTGTTGTTATGTATTCCTTTTCTTCGCTCATTAAAAACTGCAAAGCTTTTGTTGCTTTGCCAATGCATAAAACCAGCACACCTGTTGCATCTGGATCTAATGTCCCACAATGCCCCACTTTCTTTGTATGTAAAATCCTTCTTATTCTATTCACAACATCATGGCTTGTCATGCCTGAAGGTTTATGTATTAATAATATTCCATTCATTCTATCACCAATTCATAGTATACCATAAAATAAAAACAAATGGGTAAAAATACCCATTTATTTCACAACTCTAAAAATATGATTGATAGCAACATCAAATGTCACTTCTTTGCCAGCTAATTCACTTGAACCATAATTGGCTGGAAACGTCACTTTTATCGTTTTTGATTCACCAGTTTTCATACCTACTAACTGTTCTTCAAAACCTTCAATATAAGTTCCTGATCCTAATTCGAGTAAGGCTCCATTTGCAGTTCCACCTTGAAATGCTGTTCCGTTTAACTTACCAACATAATCAATTTTTACAATATCACTATTTTGACTTGCAGCGTCATCAGCAGGCTGATAAATAGCATGAAGATCAATATCAAATGTCGTTTCTTTTCCAGCCAACTCACTTGAACCATAGTTCGCTGGAAATGTCACTTTAATTGATTTAGAACTGTCTACAGCCATATCAACCAATTGTTCTTCAAAACCATCAATAAAAGTTCCTGATCCTAATTCTAATAAAGCTCCATTTGCAGTTCCACCTTGAAATGCTGTACCATCCAACTTACCAACATAATCAATCTTCACAATATCACCATTTTTTGCTTTTGGTGAATTGGTATTATTCTTTGACGAATTCTCAGATCCACATCCAAATAAAAAACCCAAACATAAAACCAATGTCAATATTTTCTTCATATACTTCTCCTATTTATGATTAATAACATAGTAATTTTTCTTACCACGTCTTATAACAGTTGCTTCTTTCCCAAAAGCATTCTCCTTCTTAATAACAAACTCTACATCTGTCACCTTTTCACCATTAATAAGTACAGAACCACCTGTAACAAACTGACGTGCTTCGCGGTTTGATGATGCAGCACCAACTTGAACCAAAGCATTTAAAATTTTTGTATCCTCTTCCATTTCAATGCTAGGAACACCATTAAAGCATGATTGAACCTGTGCAAGTGTTAATGTTTGAATTTTTCCAGAGAACAACATCTGACTAATTTCTAAGGCTTCTTCATATGCAGCCTCATCGTGGACAAAAGTAATCACTTCTTTAGCTAACGCTTTATGAGCTTCTCTTAAATGAGGTTGCGTTTTATTTTTCTCCTCTAATTCCTCAATCTCTTCTTTTGATAAGAATGTCAAAAACTTTAAGTAATCAATAACTTTTTCATCTTCTGAGTTAATAAAGAACTGATACATTTCATATGGAGATGTCTTTTCTCTATCTAACCAGATTGCATGACCATTGGTTTTCCCAAACTTAGTTCCATCAGACTTTGTTAATAAAGGCATTGTAAAACCATATGCTTCTTTTCCTGATTTTTTTCTGATCAATTCAATTCCAGCAGTAATATTTCCCCACTGATCCTGTCCTGCGACCTGCATATGGCAATCTTTATTTTCATATAACCAATAAAAATCCATAGCCTGCATTATCATATAAGAAAATTCTGTATAAGTAATTCCTAAATCCAATCTTCTTTTGACAATATCTTTATTTAACATGTAATTCACATTAAAATATTTACCATAATCTCTTAGAAAATCAATAAAGTTTAAATCTTTAGACCAATCATAATTATTAACAACTTCAAAACCAAACAAATCTTGTGCCTGCTTTTTCAAACAATCAAAATTATGTTGAACTTGTTCTCTAGTAATCATGGGCCTCTCTGTATCAGGTTTAGGATCTCCAATCAAACCAGTTGCACCACCAACCAGTAAAATAGGATTGTGCCCTGCATCTTTCAATCTTTTACTTATTAAAAAAGATGAAAAATGACCAATGTGTAGACTATCACCAGTAGGATCAGTTCCAATATAAAAAGTCATTCCACCATTATTTAACTTTTCCTCCACTTCTGGAGAACTCACATCCTTAATAAGTCCTCGCCATACCAATTCATCATAAATTTTCATAATATCCTCCTTCAAATAAAAAAGAGAATTCCTCCCAAAGGACGAATTCTCGCGGTACCACCTTTATTTATGCATCAGCATACTCTCTCAATTGATAACGATGTTGCCACCGTCTAAGCTTTGCACTTAGATGCTCCAGAGTGTATTCATTATATTTATTGTCTTGTTTTCACCAACCACAAGTTCTCTATACCAAATCAATATAACTACTTGTCTCTTTCAACGCTTATTCATATAATATGCGATTTTACAAATGAAGTCAATAAAGAAAAGCATTTCATCATGAAAAAGTAAATATTTCTGCTAATTTTTCTTTAGCTTCATCTATTCTATATCGATCGACAATCATAACAACCTGATCACCAACATAGAACTGTGTATCACCATGAGGAATGATTTCATTTTTCCCACGCATTATAGAAACCAACAAACATCTTGGAGGTAATGTCAACGAAGCAACTGTTTGATTGACAGCTATACTTCCCAAACTCACTACAAATGAAACAAGTTCCTTATTTTCAATAGATTGAACAGAATTTTTATTTTTTGTCAAACGATGTAACAAACTTTCATATATAGGTTCGTTTCCAAGACTGTTCGCTACAATATAAGCAATAAATGATACAATAGCAATTGGTAGCAGGAGCTTTAAAGTTCCACACATTTCAGCAATCAAAACAATACCAGTAATTGGTGCTCTTACAATTCCAGCAAAAAAACCTGCCATTGCAAAAATAACAAAATTAACAAAATAGACATCTGCAATTCCAAATATCATAGCTATTTGACCAAATATAGCCCCAATAAGACTTCCCAGTATTAATAAAG harbors:
- the truB gene encoding tRNA pseudouridine(55) synthase TruB; its protein translation is MNGILLIHKPSGMTSHDVVNRIRRILHTKKVGHCGTLDPDATGVLVLCIGKATKALQFLMSEEKEYITTLSLGTATDTYDASGTVIESREYDGVENVVEVLQSFVGNQKQIPPIYSAIKVKGKKLYEYARNHEEVKIEPRDIIIHEIELLQQDENEITLRVRCSKGTYIRSLCVDIAKKLGYPGHMSKLIRSQSGHFRLEDCSTLEDIEAGHFHMLSIEDAFEHFDKYVIEDENIVIHGKMIKSDIDHQVVIVNKQGKVLAVYGPNGQGYLKSIRGLF
- the tyrS gene encoding tyrosine--tRNA ligase — its product is MKIYDELVWRGLIKDVSSPEVEEKLNNGGMTFYIGTDPTGDSLHIGHFSSFLISKRLKDAGHNPILLVGGATGLIGDPKPDTERPMITREQVQHNFDCLKKQAQDLFGFEVVNNYDWSKDLNFIDFLRDYGKYFNVNYMLNKDIVKRRLDLGITYTEFSYMIMQAMDFYWLYENKDCHMQVAGQDQWGNITAGIELIRKKSGKEAYGFTMPLLTKSDGTKFGKTNGHAIWLDREKTSPYEMYQFFINSEDEKVIDYLKFLTFLSKEEIEELEEKNKTQPHLREAHKALAKEVITFVHDEAAYEEALEISQMLFSGKIQTLTLAQVQSCFNGVPSIEMEEDTKILNALVQVGAASSNREARQFVTGGSVLINGEKVTDVEFVIKKENAFGKEATVIRRGKKNYYVINHK
- a CDS encoding FKBP-type peptidyl-prolyl cis-trans isomerase, whose product is MKKILTLVLCLGFLFGCGSENSSKNNTNSPKAKNGDIVKIDYVGKLDGTAFQGGTANGALLELGSGTFIDGFEEQLVDMAVDSSKSIKVTFPANYGSSELAGKETTFDIDLHAIYQPADDAASQNSDIVKIDYVGKLNGTAFQGGTANGALLELGSGTYIEGFEEQLVGMKTGESKTIKVTFPANYGSSELAGKEVTFDVAINHIFRVVK